The stretch of DNA AAACCATTTTGTAGAAATCGGCAAAGTATTTTCCTTGAAATTCCAATGGTTCCGGATCGGTTTGCATTTTTTGATTGTCCCACGCCTGTACGCCAGCTTCGGCCCAGATGACGGGTTTTCCCGGAGCGCAGCAGCGGGCGTAACTTACGGTGAATTGCCCCGGTTTAACGCGCTCCCAATCGCCGATGCGCCCATAGCCTTCCGGCGCCATGAAATCCATGCAAATGGCTACTCCCGGAAAATCGTAAGGCATGTTCTTGTCGCCCAGGAATGTGGGATCGCCCGTAACCGTCATCCGGAAACTTATGAGATGGTTGGGATCGAGCGCGCGGATGCGATCGGCCGCCGCCTTGTATTTAAACTGAATCAATTCATCGGCGAAACGCCGGTAATCCGCGATCATTTTTCGGTGCGGTCCATCCTGGCCGAGAAGCCGAGCGGAGGGAGATGTCAAATTGCCGTCGATTTTCGGGGCAGGAAATTCCCAGGCTTTTTCCGCCGCTTCGAGGGCGCCGTATTTCCTGGCGATCCACAGCCGCCAATCCGGATCGTATTTCCGCCGCTGCTCCTCCGTTCCGAAAAAGGGCTCCCAGGCGATGTCGTAGGCGTAGATGGCGTCGCATTCCCATAGCCGGTTGAAGCGGATCATCTCTTCCCACCACTCCAGGTTATAATCCATCGGCGAACCGGGGCGGAGGGAGAGGTTGACTTTCAAGCCCAGGTTGTCGCAGCGGCGAAGAATATCCAGCAGATTGTCGGCGTAGAGGGATTGATAATAAAGAAAAATCGAGATGCTGTTGAAGCCCATATCGCGGCATCGTTCCAAATCGCGCTGAATGAATTCCGGATCGTACGAGCGGCTTCCCAGCCATTGTTCGTAATAGGGACCGTCTTCCGCCGCGATTCCCGTGGAGGGCATATAATTCACGCCATGAACATACCATTTCTTCCCGTCGAGATAAAAATCGCCTTTATGCGCCGAGACGAACCGTTGCAGCGTCTCCGATTTCGGGCGGTAGACGAAGAGATCGTGTTCGATCTCGTCCAAAAGGCTATCGCCATGAAACAGCCTTACAGTCAGTTCGAAATCGCCGTCGCGCTTCGGCAAACGGACGGTATGGCTTGCGCTGAAAATCGCTCCCGCCGGAATATCGATGGATTGGATGATGCGTTTGACCGGCCTTTTATCCCCTTTGATCTTCAGTTCGAAGCGCAAGGTCAAATCCTTCGCGTCCTGGGCCGAAAGGTTCGCCGCGCGCGCGCCTATGACGACGGGCCGCCCTCGGCGATAGGTGAAAAATTCCGATCCTGCCTCCTCGAAAAAAATCCCGTTCGCCATGCGATTGATGGAGGACGTTATTGATTGCAATACGGCATCTTCCTGATGCCAATCCGGATCGTTTATGGAATAGGAAGCGCGAATACTGAACCGATTCGGCTTCTGGAAATCGACAAACATCGATGCGGGCGCTCCCCGCCATTCTCTCCGCGATCCAATGGCGTCCAAAAGCGGAATCCAACGCCAGCCGCGCTTCTTGTTGAATCCTTTTCCAGTCGGCCGGGGATGGTGGGCGCTCATGGAAGCGGGCAGGGGCAGGGACATTTCTTCCAGGCTTACCAGCTCGCGGCGCATCAACTGCGCTGCCTCCGTAATAGGATAAAATTTGTAGGAGGGCGATAGACCTTCGATGGGGGGAGGCGTATGGCTTGCCAACGGCTTGTCCCCAAGGGGATTGTACGCCGTTCCTATCTCGTCGATAAAAAATTCGTATTCGCCGCCGCGGGAGCCGGTATGCGTCCACGCCGCTCCAATCTTCAAACGAACGGCGTTTTGCGGTTGGAAAACGTCTCCCGGTTTTCCCCGTTCCGGCGTAGATTGCCAATAATGGAAATCGCTCGGCGCCAGAACCACCTTCCGCCATTCATCGGCAACGGGAAAGACCGCGATCCATCGCGAGCCGTCTCGCTCCACCCATTCCAGGTTCAGCGCGCGGGTCTCTTTCGTTCCCTTGACGTAAAAAACAGTGAGCGATTCGCCGTAAAGAAAAGGATTCGTCACGAGGGGAGAGGCAAGACCGTCCCAACCCGCCATATTCTCGATGCGCACATGAAGCCCGTTGCCTTCTATTCCTTCGGCGAGTTCTTTCGCAAAGGGCGAGTCCGGCGTATTGGTATTTCTCTCCCACTGATTCAAATCTTCCTCTTCGAAGTTGAAAAGCATACGTTCGGCGGAAGCTTTGGAAAGGCGCTCGCGCCAAGAACTTTCCGAAAACCATTGCCCGCCATTGTTCCACAGCCAATCGGAGAACGCGGGAGCGCCAAGCGCGAAGACGTCGCCGCCTTGCGCAATATAATTTTCGATAATATCCACGCTTTGCGCAGGCAGCGATCCCGCCGAGGGCAAAACGAGCAGATCGAAGTTCGCGGCGTTTACAACGGAGGAATTCAATAACTCCCTGACGCCGATCGTCCGCAAGCCATATCCTTTATCTAGCAGGAGGGAAGCCAGATGAAGCGCAATCTCCGGGTGATGATTCGGCAGATCGTCCAGAAGAATGGCGATCCGATAATCGTCCCGCGACGCCCCATCCGCCGTCAAACCGCCGATCAACGCCAGCGAGAGAAAAAACGATCGGATTCTTTTCATTCTTGCAACCCTCTTCTATCTTTCCCAAAAAACGCATCCATCCTATAACATTCCAAAGCGTGTATATCATACCGCATCTCAAAGAAAATGTTGAGTATCCGCTTCCAGCGCGAGTCCTTGAGATTCGTTTTCATATAGAAAAAAATGAAGCTATATTATATGGACAGAAATACGCGAAATCGATTGAATCCGGGAGAGGATTAAAAGCCTTAAGGAGATGTTCTCATGTCCGAAAAAATGGAATTAATGCACGGCAGCGGGAATATTTATCGGGATTTCAATCGGCCCGATGCGGATGTTCGTCAAACCAAAGCGCTTCTAGCCGCAGCGATCATAGACGTTTTGGAAACGCAAAACCTTTCCGCAAGAAAGGCCGCTAGATTAACGGGGATCGATCATAGCGAGTTTGTTCGTATACGCAAGCCGGATCTCAAGCGATTCACGATCGATCGGCTAATTGCAATCCTGAACAAGTTGGATCGGAAAGTCGACATAACCATCGCGGTAGAAGCGCGTTCGCAAAATAATCGTGAGGCATCGGCGCCTGCATAAAAGGGAAACGGCGTTCCTCTCATAAGAGAATTCCGCAAAAAGTTATTCAAACATTTTCGTTATTGGATTATTCTTACAAACGCCAATTCAAGAGGAACGCCGCGGCGGACATTCCCTGCGACGGCTTGTTAGCCGCGAACCACTGGCCGCTGTTTTTTGAATTAATGAACTTTGGAGGATTTTCGGCTGCCGGGCAAGCGAATCAATCGCGCCCAAAAGCCTTCTCTTTTCTCTTCTCTCGCATTCATGGCCGCATCGATAGCTTGCGCGAGATGGGCGGCGTCGACCGGACGAACCAGAACATGGGGAGCGTCGTATCGTTTTAAGCGATTGGCTTCTTCCTGGGCGATAGAAGAATAGATAAGGATGATTCTCGAATGCGAGGCGAGACCTTTCAAAAGCCAGATCAAATAACTGGGATCATGGATTTCTTCGTTTTGGGCCAGGATGCATAGATCGAACCGGCCCGTGCGGGCGAATCCCCATAAATCCATATCGTCTTTGGCGCAATGAAGCGCTCCTCCGATGCGGGCGGCGACGGATTCCACAAGCGTTTTTTCTTGAGACGATAGACCAAGCGACAAGAGGCGCAATGTATGTTCGTTGTCTCGGGGCGCAATCACGAAATTAACTCCTTACTTATTCGTTTCCCCCCGCATGACGCATTCCATTCCATTGAAGTCATCCACTATTCTCTACCTATAGAAGTAATATAAAAACTTACTTTTGTCAGGCGAAAACGCACTTATATCGGGACATCCAAACGAAACGAAGAGACGAATCGAGGATATGAGAGAGCAGCTCGATAAATCGAAGTGGGGCGCAATATAAATATAAATTCTACTTATCGTTTTGTTTTCGGCAAGGAGGATAATGGGCGTTGACGATCGCCTGGACGTCCGCCAACCAGGTTTGGCGTTCTTCCAAGGCGCTCGTTACGACGACTCGATACATCTTGCGATAAAAGTTCTTCACTCCGCAAAGGTCGAAGATGCAGGTTTTCCAAAGATTCTCCAACGGATCGCCGAAGACTTGGTTTTCGCGTTCTTCGGGCGTATTGGCCGTATTGAAAACCAAGGCGGATTGCGCCCGCAATAAACCAACGGGGATTCCTTCGCCGCCGTCTCCTTCCAGAAATCGATAAGCGACGCCCTGACGCAGTACCCGATCCACCCACCCTTTGAGAATGGCCGGAGGCTGCCCCCACCAATTCGGATGAACCAGGACGATGCCTTCCGCCTGGGCGATCTCGTCGCAATGACGCCGGATAAAAGGGGCCAGTTCCGCGCCGTCGGAAATTTCCTCGCCAGTTGTCAACGGATCGAAATGTTCCTCGTAAAGATCATGGAAAAAAATCTCGTGGCCGTTCCGATGCAACGTATCCCTAACGGTTTCCGCGATGGCGTGGTTGAAACTTCCTTTTTGGGGATGCCCCAAAATGATCGATATTTTCATAAAAGCTTATATTCCTTTTTCAAGATAGTTAATTTGGAAATAGCCATCGGCAAGCGTCTATCTCTCCCCCGTCAATCGACGTCATTCCTGCATGGGGAGCGGTTGAAAGGGAACGCAAATCTGGAAGGCGGAACTGACGCCGGATTTTAGAGAGACGTTGAAGCGCGCGTAGCCTATAATGTTTCCGGGAACCAGATCGTTATAGGGTAGGGTGGGGCGGCGCGCCCAGGTTTCCCGCTTCCAAGGCGGGGCGCATTGGATGCGATAGATCGTTTCGCCATTGTTCATAAAGGCATCTTGTTGGAAATACCATACAGCTTGCGGATTCCAGGAAAAGGGATTGGGCAATCCTTGGATTTGAGCGTTGCGATCCGTATCCAAAGAGAAACCGAACGCTTCGCGCGATTCGTCGCGATCCGCCGGAGAAGGCCTCCACGCCGTCCAGACGACGGCTTGAGCGTTGTTGGCGGCGGGATTGCTCGCTGTAACGGCGAGGATGCCCGCTTTGGCGAAGTCCGTGGCGGCGCTGATCTGGCGTTGGCTGACGGTGAAGAAATAATGGCAGCCGCCTTCCGCCGTGGCAAAGGAAATCTCCCCCGCCGCTTCCGATTGCCAGACGATAGGAACGACGCGACGGGGAGGGTCCTCGATAAAGACGAGCAGTTCGCCCTGCGCCGCGCGCAAGGCGGAATGCGGCGTGAGAACGGGGCCAGTAGGAAGTTTAGAGGCAGATAAGCGATTTTCCGTTGCATAGGAGGCGATGGGAATCAATACCAGCGCAAAAAAAACGCGCCCAGCCCATCGCGGCGTTTTTCGCCTTGACGGATCGGCGCATTTCCTATTTTGCAGTTTTTGCATGGGGCGTCAGGCTCCCCGGAAGAAGGGATGAAATCGACCTGAAAGCCGTCTAAAAGATTATTTCTCTTCTTTAATAACCCAGACTTTGAGTTGGGCCGTCGTATCTCCGGAAAACCGGACTGGAACGGTATAGACGCCCAATGCGCGGATGGGGTCGTCGAGAATAATCTTCCGCCGGTCCACATCGTAGCCTTTGCTTTTTAGCGCCTCGGCGATATTTTGATTGGTGACGGTTCCGAAGATGCGGTCTTCTTCGCCGACGCGGACGGGAATTTGCACGGAAATTTCGGACAAGCGCCGGGCCAAATCATGTTCGGTTTTGAGACGGCGGTTCTTTCGATCCGTCAAAAGGCGCTTTTGATGGGCGATCTTCGTGGCGTTGGCGCTGGAGGTAGCATAAGCCAAGCCATTGGGAATGAGGAAGTTGCGGGCGTATCCCCCCTTCACTTTCACGATTTCGCCCGCATCGCCTAGATTAGGCATGCTTTCGGTCAATATGACTTCCATGATTTCGTTAACTCTCCTTTGGCGTTTCGCTTCCAATTTCCCGAAAGGGGAAAAAACAACCCTTTGGGGAAAATAGACAAAACGTAATTATGCTCCTAATTCCTTCAATCTGAAAGGGGAGCGTGAAGACGATAGGATGATGTTTGCGGCGCCGGAAAAAAAGGCCGATGGCGCCTGCGATCTCTGATGAGCCTCCTTACCGAGGAATTCGGCGATGGCAGAAAGAAAAAGGTCCGAGGAGCCTTGGCTCGGCGGGAGCCTCGCTCTCCCTATTTGTTTGAAGGTGAATTAAGGGAGGGCGAATCTCCTGATGAGCCAGCCTGCTTTTTGTTTTTTTAGGAGATTCCCTATAGAGAAAAGACCCTCGGCGATTGAAAGAAGAAACGTGTGCGCTTCAGGAGTAATTGATGGATTAAATAGCGCGCTCCATCCTTATGAGCCAGGATATTTTTTTGGCAAATAATGAGGAAATCGATTTTACGGTTTTTGATCGCTTCCCTTTTAGCAGGGAGACGTGATAAGATTGCTTTTATTAATGAATCCATTGGGCGAGCGGCGGAAAAATGAATTCGAATACGCAACGTAACTTTTTGCTTTACCTTAAAGCGTTGATTTGGTCGGTTTACGTATCCTATAAAGATTCGACGGTGGCCTTGATCGCGCAATGTCTGCGCGAGGGGAGCGCGGGGGAGAATTATCCCGAATTCCGCGACAGTCATCTGGGGGATTGCCTGCGCACGATTATTCAATCTCTGCCCCGTACGGAAGACCGCAACGCGCTCGCCGCCTGCTTGCAAAAAGTGAAATCGGGCGAAGCCTCGATGGTTTACCGGAACATGGTGATTGAAGTGGGGCATTACGTTACAGCCAGGGAGACGATCGAAGACGTTCCGGAAAATTGTTATGGAGTCGTTTATTTCCTGGCCTCGGCGAAAATCGATGTTCTGTTCCGCAAGCCCGATGGAACGCTCTCGGCTCAATGCGTCTTTCCCTTCCAAATCATGCCGGTTTATACCTTGACGGTTCCCGACATTACTGCTTAAGATCGAAACGAAGCCTTTGGAGCGAATTTCTTACTCCATCCGTTTGGGTAGGATGGGTCATGCCGTTTGACCCATCATTATTAATAAAATGAAGAAATCGATGGGTCAAACGGCATGACCCATTCTACGATCTGCAACTATTCACTTTTTGGAGAGAATCGAATGAAATTCGCCATTTGTAACGAAACCTTCCAGAACCAACCCTTTCGGCTGGCCTGCGAATGCGCGGGGAGGCTGGGATACGATGGCGTCGAGCTGGCGCCGTTTACGCTGGGAAAATTGGTCACGGAACTATCCGCTTCGGAACGCCGCGAACTGCGAGCCGCCGCGACGGATCATGGCGTGGAGATCATCGGATTGCATTGGCTGTTGGCGCCGCTGAAA from Candidatus Omnitrophota bacterium encodes:
- a CDS encoding helix-turn-helix transcriptional regulator, whose amino-acid sequence is MSEKMELMHGSGNIYRDFNRPDADVRQTKALLAAAIIDVLETQNLSARKAARLTGIDHSEFVRIRKPDLKRFTIDRLIAILNKLDRKVDITIAVEARSQNNREASAPA
- a CDS encoding NAD(P)H-dependent oxidoreductase, with the translated sequence MKISIILGHPQKGSFNHAIAETVRDTLHRNGHEIFFHDLYEEHFDPLTTGEEISDGAELAPFIRRHCDEIAQAEGIVLVHPNWWGQPPAILKGWVDRVLRQGVAYRFLEGDGGEGIPVGLLRAQSALVFNTANTPEERENQVFGDPLENLWKTCIFDLCGVKNFYRKMYRVVVTSALEERQTWLADVQAIVNAHYPPCRKQNDK
- the rplI gene encoding 50S ribosomal protein L9, with the translated sequence MEVILTESMPNLGDAGEIVKVKGGYARNFLIPNGLAYATSSANATKIAHQKRLLTDRKNRRLKTEHDLARRLSEISVQIPVRVGEEDRIFGTVTNQNIAEALKSKGYDVDRRKIILDDPIRALGVYTVPVRFSGDTTAQLKVWVIKEEK